A single window of Streptomyces griseoviridis DNA harbors:
- a CDS encoding Zn-ribbon domain-containing OB-fold protein: MYHLSGSVARPAGGSAAGTLDPRAADGHDPLLFQRCTWCGTAMYQRLLCPVCQGSDLRTERSEGTGTIRHSTVVHRNSPAARNVSLVEMAEGFVVRGRVMGPLIGIHDGGRVRLSSTKDAVRGEPVFQLVDEPFRAWT; the protein is encoded by the coding sequence GTGTACCACCTTTCAGGAAGCGTGGCCCGACCGGCAGGCGGCTCCGCGGCGGGGACGCTCGACCCCCGGGCGGCGGACGGTCACGACCCCCTCCTCTTCCAGCGCTGCACCTGGTGCGGCACCGCCATGTACCAGCGGCTGCTCTGCCCGGTCTGCCAGGGCAGTGACCTGCGCACCGAGCGCAGCGAGGGCACGGGCACGATCCGGCACTCCACGGTCGTGCACCGCAACTCCCCCGCCGCGCGCAACGTCTCCCTGGTCGAGATGGCCGAGGGTTTCGTCGTCAGGGGCCGGGTCATGGGCCCGCTGATCGGCATCCACGACGGCGGCCGGGTCCGGTTGTCGTCGACGAAGGACGCGGTCCGCGGCGAGCCGGTGTTCCAGTTGGTCGACGAGCCGTTCAGGGCCTGGACCTGA
- a CDS encoding TetR family transcriptional regulator, with amino-acid sequence MRDALVAAAFRLFLERGYEQTTIDDIVALAGVGRRSFFRYFPAKEGVVFPDHERCLAEMTAFLDAGARDADPVRRVCDAARTVLRMYAENPAFSVQRYHLTKKVPGLRAYELAVVWRYERALAGYLRTRFADGPDGTLRADVIAAAVVAAHNNALRGWLRSDGEGDANATVDHALRHVQTAFGSPPAPHEPPASPAPPTPITSPVAPAIASAEGGQDVVVVVARRGAPLWRVVQQVESALGGDPGAAGTW; translated from the coding sequence ATGCGGGACGCGCTGGTCGCGGCGGCCTTCCGGCTGTTCCTGGAGCGCGGCTACGAGCAGACCACGATCGACGACATCGTGGCGCTCGCGGGCGTCGGACGGCGGTCGTTCTTCCGCTACTTCCCCGCCAAGGAGGGCGTGGTCTTCCCCGACCACGAGCGGTGCCTGGCCGAGATGACCGCCTTCCTCGACGCCGGCGCGCGGGACGCCGACCCGGTGCGCCGGGTGTGCGACGCGGCCCGCACGGTGCTGCGGATGTACGCCGAGAACCCGGCCTTCTCCGTGCAGCGCTACCACCTCACCAAGAAGGTGCCGGGGCTGCGCGCCTACGAGTTGGCGGTGGTGTGGCGCTATGAGCGCGCCCTCGCCGGGTATCTGCGCACCCGGTTCGCGGACGGCCCCGACGGCACGCTGCGGGCCGACGTGATCGCGGCGGCGGTGGTCGCGGCGCACAACAACGCGCTGCGCGGCTGGCTGCGTTCGGACGGCGAGGGGGACGCGAACGCGACGGTGGACCACGCGCTGCGGCACGTCCAGACCGCCTTCGGCTCCCCTCCCGCACCGCACGAGCCGCCCGCGTCTCCCGCGCCGCCGACCCCGATCACCTCACCGGTCGCGCCCGCCATCGCCTCGGCGGAGGGCGGGCAGGACGTCGTGGTGGTCGTCGCCCGGCGCGGGGCGCCGCTGTGGCGGGTGGTCCAGCAGGTCGAGTCGGCGCTCGGCGGCGATCCGGGGGCCGCCGGAACCTGGTGA
- a CDS encoding peptidoglycan-binding domain-containing protein has product MSTSPGSGSPDDRPPLEPVRVMRLRRTDALAELIREMQDGRDFESVTLPGAPAGAAAEDDTEELPQVPGAGRRARSGGTERVGEAWPVSGGRADAGPGTDRLVTDRRSGQRPSRQRPSGERWSGARPGLGRGQRRAAAVIAVGAAAVIGFGCALLLPGRTDAATAPSPGTSAGAEPTPVATPTGSSPVDPDGAGTLREGDSGPEVTDLQRRLLRIPNVYENGSTAGTYDATLTEAVARFQLWYGVRGDENGVYGDDTRHSLESRTP; this is encoded by the coding sequence GTGTCCACATCGCCCGGGTCCGGATCGCCGGACGACCGGCCGCCGTTGGAGCCCGTCCGGGTCATGCGGCTGCGGCGCACCGACGCCCTGGCCGAGCTGATCAGGGAGATGCAGGACGGCCGCGACTTCGAGTCCGTGACGCTGCCCGGCGCCCCGGCGGGCGCGGCGGCCGAGGACGACACCGAGGAACTCCCGCAGGTCCCCGGCGCGGGGCGGCGCGCCCGTTCCGGCGGCACGGAACGGGTCGGTGAGGCGTGGCCCGTCTCCGGCGGGCGCGCCGACGCCGGGCCGGGCACCGACCGGCTGGTCACCGACCGCCGGTCCGGTCAGCGGCCGTCCCGTCAGCGGCCGTCCGGTGAGCGGTGGTCCGGGGCGCGGCCGGGGCTCGGGCGGGGCCAGCGGCGGGCCGCGGCGGTGATCGCCGTCGGCGCGGCGGCCGTCATCGGGTTCGGGTGCGCGCTGCTGCTGCCCGGCCGCACCGACGCGGCGACGGCGCCGTCGCCCGGAACGTCGGCCGGCGCGGAGCCCACCCCCGTGGCCACCCCCACCGGCTCCTCGCCGGTCGACCCGGACGGCGCCGGCACGCTGCGCGAGGGCGACAGCGGTCCCGAGGTGACCGACCTCCAGCGTCGGCTGCTGAGGATTCCGAACGTCTACGAGAACGGCTCGACCGCCGGCACCTATGACGCGACGCTCACCGAGGCGGTGGCCCGTTTCCAGCTCTGGTACGGCGTGCGCGGCGACGAGAACGGCGTCTACGGCGACGACACCCGGCACTCCCTGGAGTCCCGCACTCCGTAG
- a CDS encoding MurR/RpiR family transcriptional regulator, translating into MSSQQQARAQAYAITSGKTAPEAEPSPTSRLRALFDRPQLSPGQRRIAQYLIEHLTEAAFLSITDLAERVGVSQPSVTRFAGAVGFSGYPALRERLQAIALGALAGGPGAEESGGNELQAAVDAEIENLENLRRDFADPDRLIAVGRELSASTPLTVLGLRISASLAEYFAYAARRIHPDVRLVTRSGSVAYDALLQSREAGGTWLLAFSMPRHAQETLTAVRVARSAGLRVALVTDLALGPVADEADVTFTSGTGSRLVFDSYAAPGVMAAALLQAMTDADPERTQARLEEYEQVSDQHQFFLRD; encoded by the coding sequence GTGTCATCGCAGCAACAGGCTCGGGCGCAGGCGTACGCGATCACGTCGGGCAAGACCGCGCCGGAGGCCGAGCCGTCCCCGACCTCACGGCTCAGGGCCCTTTTCGACCGGCCGCAGCTGTCCCCCGGGCAGCGGCGCATCGCCCAGTACCTGATCGAGCACCTCACCGAGGCCGCGTTCCTGTCGATCACCGATCTCGCCGAACGGGTCGGGGTCAGCCAGCCGTCGGTGACGCGTTTCGCGGGCGCGGTCGGGTTCAGCGGCTACCCCGCGTTGCGTGAGCGGCTCCAGGCGATCGCGCTGGGCGCGCTGGCCGGCGGTCCTGGCGCGGAGGAGAGCGGCGGCAACGAACTCCAGGCGGCCGTGGACGCGGAGATCGAGAACCTGGAGAACCTGCGGCGCGACTTCGCCGACCCGGACCGGCTCATCGCGGTGGGGCGCGAGCTGTCCGCGTCGACCCCGCTGACCGTCCTCGGGCTGCGCATCTCGGCGTCCCTCGCCGAGTACTTCGCGTACGCCGCACGCCGTATCCACCCCGATGTACGGCTGGTGACGCGCAGCGGCAGCGTCGCCTACGACGCGCTGCTCCAGTCGCGGGAGGCGGGCGGGACCTGGCTGCTGGCGTTCTCGATGCCCCGGCACGCGCAGGAGACCCTCACCGCCGTGCGGGTCGCGCGCAGCGCCGGGCTGCGGGTGGCGCTCGTCACCGATCTCGCGCTCGGCCCCGTGGCGGACGAGGCCGATGTCACCTTCACCTCGGGCACCGGCTCCCGGCTGGTCTTCGACTCCTACGCGGCGCCCGGTGTGATGGCCGCCGCGCTGCTCCAGGCGATGACGGACGCCGACCCGGAGCGGACGCAGGCCCGCTTGGAGGAGTACGAACAGGTCTCCGACCAGCATCAGTTCTTCCTGCGCGACTAG
- a CDS encoding phospholipid carrier-dependent glycosyltransferase — MMAHEQRAVLDTGTGTRDDEDHPPAPRPRRSPRRLLLPLLVAALLAQMAVAMVTTARAQTPTIDEPVYVGTAADYLREHRLRRNPEHPPLGKLVIAAGVAVADPRVDTSFQGDQGAFGRRLLYASGNDPWRLMLWARLPVIALTLLFGLAVFAFAREVAGGWAGAVALALYAFSPDLIAHGSLATLDVPAAGFTLTSVWLLWRARHRRPRLWLPLAGAAFGAAMATKMSVLPAFPVVLALAGWSVWRAGSHGRRAALWRAARGAAVVAVAAVAVVWLSYLAVDPLLRWSPDGQVPAVRGLKGVLVGLMPFPEAYRDGMRVQFGLENHPWQGFLFGRLYTGSLWYYLPAALLVKTPLGMLALWAAGAVVLLRSGRLRPAAPYVLVPAAVLLVAAMQGARDFGTRYALFVPMFLAVAAGSVRVVRARWAAVAAGALVLCTAVSSARTYPYYLPYSNEAFGGPAETRLRLHDSNVDWGQDLGRLADRLRERYPGERVWLVYKGSGVPSYYGIDAADPRTVPAREVRGLLVVSDSAAAKARGRLAELLDSSRPVDDVGHSITVYRR, encoded by the coding sequence ATGATGGCGCACGAACAGCGAGCGGTCCTGGACACCGGCACCGGGACCCGCGACGACGAGGACCACCCGCCCGCCCCGCGACCGCGCCGCTCCCCGCGCCGGCTGCTGCTGCCGCTCCTGGTGGCCGCGCTGCTCGCGCAGATGGCGGTGGCGATGGTGACGACGGCGAGGGCGCAGACGCCCACCATCGACGAGCCCGTGTACGTCGGCACGGCCGCCGACTACCTGCGCGAACACCGGCTGCGCCGCAACCCCGAGCACCCGCCGCTGGGCAAGCTGGTGATCGCGGCCGGGGTCGCGGTGGCCGATCCGCGGGTCGACACGTCGTTCCAGGGCGACCAGGGCGCGTTCGGACGGCGTCTGCTGTACGCGTCGGGCAACGACCCCTGGCGGCTGATGCTCTGGGCCAGGCTCCCGGTGATCGCGCTGACCCTGCTGTTCGGCCTCGCGGTGTTCGCGTTCGCCCGGGAGGTCGCGGGCGGCTGGGCGGGCGCGGTGGCGCTCGCCCTCTACGCCTTCTCCCCCGACCTGATCGCGCACGGCTCGCTGGCCACGCTCGACGTCCCCGCGGCCGGCTTCACGCTGACGTCGGTGTGGCTGCTGTGGCGGGCTCGGCACCGGCGGCCCCGGCTGTGGCTGCCGCTCGCGGGGGCCGCGTTCGGGGCGGCCATGGCCACCAAGATGAGCGTGCTTCCCGCGTTCCCCGTGGTCCTCGCGCTGGCCGGGTGGTCGGTGTGGCGCGCAGGCTCGCACGGTCGGCGGGCCGCGCTGTGGCGGGCGGCGCGGGGCGCGGCCGTCGTGGCGGTGGCCGCCGTCGCCGTCGTCTGGCTGTCGTATCTGGCGGTCGACCCCCTGCTGCGGTGGTCGCCCGACGGACAGGTGCCCGCCGTGCGCGGTCTGAAGGGGGTGCTGGTCGGTCTGATGCCGTTCCCCGAGGCGTACCGGGACGGCATGCGGGTGCAGTTCGGGCTGGAGAACCATCCGTGGCAGGGGTTCCTGTTCGGACGGCTGTACACGGGGTCGCTCTGGTACTACCTGCCGGCCGCGCTGCTGGTGAAGACGCCGCTCGGCATGCTGGCGCTGTGGGCGGCGGGGGCCGTCGTGCTGCTGCGGTCCGGACGGCTGCGGCCGGCCGCGCCCTATGTGCTGGTGCCCGCCGCCGTGCTGCTGGTGGCGGCGATGCAGGGGGCGCGGGACTTCGGGACCCGGTACGCGCTGTTCGTGCCGATGTTCCTGGCCGTCGCGGCGGGCTCTGTGCGCGTGGTGCGGGCGCGGTGGGCGGCGGTGGCAGCCGGGGCGCTGGTGCTGTGCACGGCGGTGAGTTCGGCGCGGACGTACCCCTACTACCTGCCGTACTCCAACGAGGCGTTCGGCGGCCCCGCCGAGACCCGGCTGCGGCTGCACGACTCCAACGTGGACTGGGGGCAGGACCTGGGCCGGCTCGCCGACCGGCTGCGCGAGCGGTACCCGGGCGAGCGGGTCTGGCTGGTCTACAAGGGCAGCGGGGTCCCGTCGTACTACGGCATCGACGCCGCCGATCCGCGCACGGTCCCGGCGCGCGAGGTGCGGGGTCTCCTGGTGGTGTCGGACTCGGCCGCGGCGAAGGCGCGCGGGCGCCTCGCGGAGCTGCTCGACAGCAGCAGGCCGGTCGACGACGTCGGCCACTCGATCACCGTCTACCGCAGGTGA
- a CDS encoding phosphatase PAP2 family protein: MSSSARSRSAAPAARPGVGRRGFLTTSLGASAGVLAAPALVTWPAATGAQAAARPVPAAFVDDYRSNVLTNLTPETNAVVRVLGGMAEAWKTGAEWNTGTARDRELLRANVRYSVRVTTSRTPAQAKESFVYDRQHQSYAMIAGLGPLAALYKAGSLAVTSITEAPEGTPATTVSDAVPAGAPAGSALGAGAHDSALGKVAELVDTVRGPYASGNPAKYAFQYPRPWRLDENSRVVDTGRTDPLGYPVYASKVVVAPQLLRQRGTSPADDGGFPSGHTNAFHLAALAYAYAVPERFQELVTRALELSHTRIVAGMHSALDVVSGRIMATALAAAALADPANAALKSAARAQALAFFEEHTRATADTLDAYAHSAGPGTDRYADRAANARANRPRLTYVQTRQGRARPLTVPKGAEVLLETRQPYLSAAQRREVLRSTALPSGYLLLDGFEEWGRLDLFTAADGYGSFASDVTVALDAAAGGFGAADVWRNDIDGPGGLTKRGTGTLTLSGRNTYTGATTVRAGTLVADGAHALGDGDVLVAGGVLRTVGPVRVRGVYAQESATLDVTTAGAGRGPAVEVTRRVVLGADAVLALRLDGDRPPAPGTVVRVLSAPALRGRFARIEVNSDRLRAVPVYTADGLSVRLVRR; the protein is encoded by the coding sequence ATGTCGTCATCCGCTCGGTCCCGTTCCGCCGCGCCGGCCGCTCGCCCCGGTGTCGGCCGGCGGGGGTTCCTCACCACCTCCCTCGGCGCGTCGGCCGGGGTGCTGGCCGCGCCCGCCCTCGTGACCTGGCCAGCCGCCACCGGCGCCCAGGCCGCCGCCCGTCCGGTGCCCGCGGCCTTCGTCGACGACTACCGCAGCAACGTCCTCACCAACCTCACGCCCGAGACCAACGCGGTCGTCCGCGTCCTCGGCGGGATGGCCGAGGCGTGGAAGACGGGCGCGGAGTGGAACACGGGCACCGCGCGCGACCGCGAGCTGCTGCGGGCCAACGTGCGCTACTCGGTGCGGGTCACGACCTCCCGCACCCCGGCGCAGGCGAAGGAGTCGTTCGTCTACGACCGCCAGCACCAGAGCTACGCGATGATCGCCGGGCTCGGCCCGCTGGCCGCCCTCTACAAGGCCGGTTCGCTGGCCGTCACGTCGATCACCGAGGCGCCGGAGGGGACACCCGCGACCACCGTCAGCGACGCGGTGCCCGCCGGCGCGCCCGCCGGCTCCGCGCTCGGCGCGGGCGCGCACGACTCGGCGCTCGGCAAGGTCGCCGAACTGGTCGACACCGTGCGCGGCCCGTACGCCTCGGGCAACCCCGCCAAGTACGCGTTCCAGTACCCGCGGCCATGGCGGCTCGACGAGAACAGCCGGGTCGTCGACACCGGGCGGACGGACCCGCTCGGCTACCCCGTCTACGCCTCGAAGGTCGTCGTCGCGCCCCAGTTGCTGCGCCAGCGCGGCACCTCGCCCGCCGACGACGGCGGTTTCCCCAGCGGGCACACCAACGCCTTCCATCTGGCGGCGCTCGCCTACGCGTACGCGGTGCCCGAGCGCTTCCAGGAGCTGGTGACGCGCGCCCTTGAGCTGAGCCACACCCGGATCGTGGCGGGCATGCACTCCGCCCTCGACGTGGTGAGCGGCCGGATCATGGCCACCGCGCTGGCCGCCGCCGCCCTCGCCGACCCGGCCAACGCCGCGCTCAAGTCCGCCGCCCGCGCCCAGGCGCTCGCCTTTTTCGAGGAGCACACCAGGGCCACCGCCGACACCCTCGACGCCTACGCCCACTCGGCGGGCCCCGGCACCGACCGGTACGCCGACCGCGCGGCCAACGCCCGCGCGAACCGGCCCCGGCTGACGTACGTACAGACCCGGCAAGGCCGCGCCAGGCCGCTGACCGTGCCGAAGGGCGCCGAGGTGCTCCTGGAGACCAGGCAGCCGTACCTGAGCGCGGCCCAGCGCCGCGAGGTGCTGCGCTCCACGGCGCTGCCCTCCGGATACCTCCTCCTGGACGGCTTCGAGGAGTGGGGCAGGCTCGACCTGTTCACGGCGGCGGACGGCTACGGCTCCTTCGCGTCCGACGTGACGGTCGCCCTGGACGCAGCCGCCGGTGGCTTCGGCGCGGCCGACGTCTGGCGCAACGACATCGACGGCCCCGGCGGTCTCACCAAGCGGGGCACCGGCACGCTGACGCTGAGCGGCCGCAACACGTACACCGGCGCCACCACCGTACGGGCCGGGACCCTCGTCGCGGACGGCGCGCACGCTCTCGGCGACGGCGATGTCCTGGTGGCGGGCGGCGTGTTGAGGACCGTCGGGCCGGTGCGGGTGCGGGGTGTGTACGCGCAGGAGTCGGCCACCCTCGACGTGACGACGGCGGGGGCGGGCCGCGGGCCGGCCGTCGAGGTGACCCGGCGGGTGGTGCTCGGCGCCGACGCCGTCCTGGCGCTGCGGCTCGACGGCGACCGGCCGCCCGCGCCCGGCACGGTGGTGCGGGTGCTGTCCGCGCCCGCGCTGCGCGGCCGGTTCGCGCGGATCGAGGTGAACTCCGACCGGCTGCGGGCCGTACCCGTCTACACGGCGGACGGTCTGTCGGTACGACTCGTGAGGCGGTAG
- a CDS encoding N-acetylglucosamine kinase: MQDTSPGRPLVVGIDVGGTKTHLRAGTADAAVADLVRPSAGWRPHDPVAAADWLAGLVAEALPAGVRPAALAVGGHACETPRQCEEIRTALRRRLDVPTLVVGDAELLVPAAGLDRGVGLVAGTGSVAVGLLPDGGRVQVGGWGAVLGDEGGAAGLVREAARAVWAAHDRGEAPDALARRLVEAFSVAEVPALGDALESAEDVSAAWGRHAPMVFAAAEAGSLLARTVIADAGRALAALVERLAARGVVVDDVVVAGSTVLAQPPLYTAFTDALARSVPSARTRPLRVPPVEGALALARSIL, encoded by the coding sequence GTGCAGGACACTTCACCCGGGCGTCCGCTCGTGGTCGGGATCGACGTGGGCGGCACCAAGACACACCTGCGCGCGGGGACGGCGGACGCCGCCGTCGCCGACCTGGTCCGCCCGAGCGCGGGCTGGCGGCCGCACGATCCGGTGGCCGCAGCCGACTGGCTCGCGGGTCTGGTCGCCGAGGCGCTGCCCGCGGGCGTCCGCCCGGCCGCGCTGGCCGTCGGCGGTCACGCCTGCGAGACCCCGCGCCAGTGCGAAGAAATCCGCACCGCCCTGCGACGGCGCCTCGACGTGCCCACGCTGGTCGTGGGCGACGCCGAACTCCTCGTCCCCGCGGCCGGTCTCGACCGGGGTGTCGGCCTGGTGGCGGGCACCGGTTCGGTCGCCGTGGGCCTGCTGCCCGACGGCGGCCGGGTCCAGGTCGGCGGCTGGGGCGCGGTGCTCGGCGACGAGGGCGGCGCGGCCGGTCTGGTCCGGGAGGCCGCGCGGGCGGTGTGGGCCGCCCACGACCGCGGCGAGGCCCCCGACGCGCTCGCCCGCCGTCTCGTCGAGGCGTTCTCGGTCGCCGAGGTTCCGGCGCTCGGTGACGCCCTCGAGAGCGCGGAGGACGTCTCCGCCGCCTGGGGACGGCACGCCCCGATGGTGTTCGCCGCCGCCGAGGCCGGCTCCCTCCTCGCCAGGACCGTCATCGCCGACGCGGGCCGCGCGCTGGCCGCGCTGGTCGAACGGCTCGCCGCGCGCGGGGTCGTGGTGGACGACGTGGTGGTGGCGGGCAGCACCGTGCTCGCGCAGCCGCCGCTGTACACGGCGTTCACCGACGCCCTGGCCCGGTCGGTGCCTTCGGCCCGGACGCGGCCCCTGCGGGTGCCACCGGTCGAGGGCGCGCTGGCGCTGGCCCGCTCGATCCTGTGA
- a CDS encoding ROK family transcriptional regulator, with amino-acid sequence MAEAPRLTESASAVFAVLAAAGSATRPRLASLAGLSKPTVSSAVAELEGAGLAACSGTASSGTGRSAAVYALGPAAGAVLAVDLGPHRTLVRGCALDGTLLADVTGTRDLAADAVREALAALPPGTPLRSIVVAVGDVTAPDLAGTGMRPATAKGGPVFDAVSVVLPPGVPVHLENNVNCAALAELHEGAAQGRRSFGYLRIGVGIGLGIVIDGRVLRGANGAAGELARLPYPWDEGRRPRQEALEEYVGAHSLLRRARQAWPQSDGPRPGSVERLFALAAEGRRAARAAVEGHAADVGRLAAAVTAVLDPGLLVLGGSTGADPQLLPGVRAELDRLSWPTEVVSSQVGDSGTVVGAARLAVARGVQNVTEGAQAKD; translated from the coding sequence GTGGCGGAGGCCCCCCGCCTCACCGAGAGCGCCAGCGCGGTCTTCGCCGTACTGGCCGCGGCGGGCAGCGCGACCCGGCCGAGGCTCGCGAGCCTCGCGGGCCTGTCCAAGCCGACCGTGTCGTCCGCGGTCGCCGAACTGGAGGGCGCCGGGCTCGCCGCCTGTTCAGGCACCGCGTCCAGCGGCACCGGACGCTCCGCCGCCGTCTACGCGCTCGGCCCGGCCGCGGGCGCCGTCCTCGCCGTCGATCTCGGCCCGCACCGCACCCTGGTGCGCGGCTGCGCCCTGGACGGCACCCTCCTCGCCGACGTCACCGGCACCCGCGACCTGGCCGCCGACGCCGTCCGGGAGGCCCTCGCCGCGCTGCCACCCGGCACCCCGCTGCGCAGCATCGTGGTGGCCGTCGGCGACGTCACCGCCCCCGACCTGGCCGGTACCGGCATGCGCCCGGCGACCGCGAAGGGCGGACCCGTCTTCGACGCGGTGTCCGTCGTGCTGCCGCCCGGCGTCCCCGTGCACCTGGAGAACAACGTCAACTGCGCGGCCCTCGCCGAACTCCACGAGGGCGCCGCCCAGGGCAGGCGCAGCTTCGGCTATCTGCGCATCGGCGTCGGCATCGGTCTCGGCATCGTCATCGACGGCCGGGTGCTGCGCGGCGCGAACGGCGCAGCGGGCGAGCTGGCCAGACTGCCCTACCCGTGGGACGAGGGCCGCAGACCCCGCCAGGAGGCGCTGGAGGAGTACGTCGGCGCGCACTCCCTGCTGCGCCGCGCCCGGCAGGCGTGGCCGCAGAGCGACGGCCCGCGGCCGGGCAGCGTGGAGCGCCTCTTCGCGCTGGCCGCCGAGGGCAGGCGGGCGGCCCGCGCGGCCGTCGAGGGGCACGCCGCCGACGTCGGCCGGCTGGCCGCGGCCGTCACCGCCGTACTGGACCCGGGGCTGCTGGTGCTGGGCGGCAGCACCGGCGCCGACCCGCAGCTGCTGCCCGGGGTGCGGGCCGAGCTGGACCGGCTGAGCTGGCCCACCGAGGTGGTCAGCAGCCAGGTCGGGGACAGCGGCACGGTGGTCGGCGCGGCCAGGCTCGCCGTGGCCAGGGGAGTCCAAAACGTGACCGAAGGCGCGCAGGCGAAGGATTGA
- a CDS encoding ABC transporter substrate-binding protein — MGHHISRRTLFRTASGLAVAGALGSALTACGGGTGAGSTNDKLTMTWWGSDERHAAYKKVLAAFQKKNSSIEIEERYSGYDGYFDKFNTNVAGGSAPDLLQMDTALVAQYARKGVLAPLDSYVGKSLDLTGFSKTLLAAGTVDGKLYGVPSGIGVNQLTINRSGLEKLGVAYPDPEWTWADLKKVSVEIHKKSGGKLYGTDDVGGGTLQAFEIFAREKGQQLFSTDGKKLGFTSDTLQEWWEYWADMRKAGACPPPAITSAAHNDLTKNAIVIGKALFTFDTGVYGAGGSITDATLDFLPTPRGDWSGAREGNYVNGGVLLSATKASKRVADSVKIVSFLAQDPTAIKDMQLLRGIPPTEKARDLIKAGLNDTDKRNLAMADYISNRVAKATDVLEAPQPPPQGADQIWDLLFQSNLSIAFGKTTVKSQLGKFFDQAAGILSA, encoded by the coding sequence GTGGGTCACCACATCTCGCGCAGAACCCTCTTCCGCACCGCGAGCGGTCTCGCCGTCGCCGGCGCGCTCGGCAGCGCGCTCACGGCCTGCGGCGGAGGCACCGGCGCCGGCTCCACCAACGACAAGCTCACGATGACCTGGTGGGGCAGCGACGAACGGCACGCCGCCTACAAGAAGGTGCTCGCCGCCTTCCAGAAGAAGAACTCCTCGATCGAGATCGAGGAGCGCTACTCCGGATACGACGGCTACTTCGACAAGTTCAACACCAACGTCGCCGGCGGCAGCGCCCCCGACCTGCTCCAGATGGACACCGCGCTGGTCGCCCAGTACGCCCGCAAGGGCGTCCTCGCGCCGCTCGACTCCTACGTCGGCAAGAGCCTCGACCTCACCGGGTTCTCCAAGACGCTGCTGGCCGCCGGCACCGTCGACGGCAAGCTGTACGGCGTCCCGTCCGGCATCGGCGTCAACCAGCTCACCATCAACCGCAGCGGCCTGGAGAAGCTCGGGGTGGCGTACCCCGACCCCGAGTGGACCTGGGCCGACCTGAAGAAGGTGTCCGTCGAGATCCACAAGAAGAGCGGCGGGAAGCTCTACGGCACCGACGACGTCGGCGGCGGCACCCTCCAGGCCTTCGAGATCTTCGCCAGGGAGAAGGGCCAGCAACTCTTCAGCACCGACGGCAAGAAGCTCGGCTTCACCTCGGACACCCTCCAGGAGTGGTGGGAGTACTGGGCCGACATGCGCAAGGCGGGCGCCTGCCCGCCGCCGGCCATCACCTCCGCCGCGCACAACGACCTCACCAAGAACGCGATCGTCATCGGCAAGGCCCTGTTCACCTTCGACACCGGCGTCTACGGCGCCGGCGGCTCGATCACCGACGCCACCCTCGACTTCCTGCCCACCCCGCGGGGCGACTGGTCGGGCGCCCGCGAGGGCAACTACGTCAACGGCGGCGTCCTGCTCAGCGCCACCAAGGCGAGCAAGCGCGTCGCCGACTCGGTGAAGATCGTCTCCTTCCTCGCCCAGGACCCGACGGCGATCAAGGACATGCAGCTGCTGCGCGGCATCCCGCCGACGGAGAAGGCCCGCGACCTCATCAAGGCCGGTCTGAACGACACCGACAAGCGCAACCTGGCGATGGCCGACTACATCTCCAACCGCGTCGCCAAGGCCACCGACGTGCTGGAGGCGCCGCAGCCGCCGCCGCAGGGCGCCGACCAGATCTGGGACCTGCTGTTCCAGTCCAACCTGTCGATCGCCTTCGGCAAGACGACGGTCAAGTCGCAGCTCGGAAAGTTCTTCGACCAGGCTGCGGGCATCCTGAGCGCCTAG